A stretch of the Candidatus Goldiibacteriota bacterium HGW-Goldbacteria-1 genome encodes the following:
- a CDS encoding 6-bladed beta-propeller, producing the protein MLNRGDNMKKIIVISVMLCVVLISCKKASLPAAADNPEINPIVTFAAKWGNYGTGDGQFSYPSGIAASAAGDVYVVDQDNNRIQKFTSEGVFVTKWGNQGTEDGQLSYPCGIAVDSTGNIYVTEYGNARIQKFTSAGVFITKWGSFGTEDGKFWNPSDVAIDSTGNVYVSDSGNRRIQKFSSEGVFITKWGSQGTEDGQFGYPYGIAIDSADNIYVADENNDRIHKFTSTGVFVAKWGSEGTADGQFNDPCGVEVDSASNIYVVDSTNSRIQKLTSTGVFITKWGSEGTADGQFDGPDGIAVDTTGNIYVTDMYNDRIQKFVEQ; encoded by the coding sequence ATGCTAAATAGAGGTGATAATATGAAAAAAATAATAGTTATTTCAGTTATGTTATGTGTGGTGTTAATCAGCTGTAAAAAAGCAAGCTTACCGGCAGCGGCGGATAATCCTGAGATTAATCCGATAGTGACGTTTGCGGCAAAGTGGGGGAACTATGGAACCGGAGATGGTCAGTTTAGTTATCCCAGCGGAATTGCAGCATCTGCTGCAGGTGATGTTTATGTGGTGGATCAAGATAATAACAGAATACAAAAGTTTACATCAGAAGGAGTGTTTGTAACAAAATGGGGAAATCAAGGGACTGAAGATGGGCAGTTAAGTTATCCTTGTGGAATTGCGGTAGATTCCACAGGTAATATTTATGTTACAGAATATGGCAATGCCAGAATACAAAAATTTACATCGGCAGGGGTGTTTATAACAAAATGGGGAAGTTTTGGAACTGAAGACGGGAAGTTTTGGAATCCCAGCGATGTGGCAATAGATTCCACAGGTAATGTTTATGTGTCGGATAGCGGTAATCGCAGAATACAAAAGTTTTCATCAGAAGGTGTGTTCATAACAAAATGGGGGAGTCAGGGAACTGAAGATGGGCAGTTTGGTTATCCTTATGGAATTGCAATAGATTCCGCAGATAATATTTATGTGGCGGATGAAAATAATGACAGAATACATAAGTTTACATCAACAGGTGTATTTGTGGCAAAATGGGGGAGTGAAGGAACGGCAGATGGGCAGTTTAATGATCCTTGCGGAGTGGAAGTAGATTCTGCCAGTAATATTTATGTGGTGGATAGTACTAATAGCAGGATACAAAAACTCACATCAACAGGTGTGTTTATAACAAAATGGGGGAGTGAAGGAACCGCTGACGGGCAGTTTGATGGTCCTGACGGAATAGCAGTGGATACCACGGGTAATATTTATGTGACGGACATGTATAATGACAGAATACAAAAGTTTGTTGAACAATAG
- a CDS encoding 6-bladed beta-propeller, producing the protein MSVVFVTKWGGYGTEDGQFYYPSRVAVDSTGNVYVTDSGNNRIKKYTSAGVFMTKWGSYGTSDGYFYNPYDVAVDSTGNVYVSDAANDRIQKFTSAGVFITTWGSEGTADGKFDGPRGIAVDSAGNVYVTDSNNHRIQKFTSAGMFIKKWGSEGNSDGQFYSPYGVAVDSTGNIYVSDFDNNRIQKFTSEGVFVAKWGSFGTGDGQFDEPHGVAVDSAGNVYVADKDNCRIQKFTSEGVFVIKWGSYGNGNGQFNDPCGVAIDSAGNVYVVDGGNNRIQKFAQQ; encoded by the coding sequence ATGTCAGTGGTGTTTGTAACAAAATGGGGCGGTTATGGGACAGAAGACGGGCAGTTTTATTATCCTTCCAGAGTGGCGGTAGATTCCACAGGTAATGTTTATGTTACAGATAGTGGCAATAACAGGATAAAAAAATATACATCAGCAGGTGTGTTTATGACAAAATGGGGAAGTTATGGGACTTCGGATGGGTATTTTTATAATCCTTATGACGTAGCGGTAGATTCCACAGGTAATGTTTATGTGTCGGATGCGGCTAATGACAGGATACAAAAATTTACATCGGCAGGGGTGTTTATAACAACATGGGGAAGCGAAGGAACGGCAGATGGGAAGTTTGATGGTCCTCGCGGAATAGCAGTAGATTCTGCAGGAAATGTTTATGTGACGGATAGTAATAATCATAGGATACAAAAATTTACATCAGCAGGTATGTTTATAAAAAAATGGGGAAGTGAAGGAAATTCAGACGGACAATTTTATTCTCCTTACGGAGTGGCAGTAGATTCTACAGGTAATATTTATGTGTCGGATTTTGATAATAACAGAATACAAAAATTCACATCAGAAGGTGTGTTCGTGGCAAAATGGGGAAGTTTTGGAACCGGAGACGGGCAGTTTGATGAACCTCACGGAGTTGCAGTAGATTCTGCGGGAAATGTTTATGTGGCAGATAAGGATAATTGTAGGATACAAAAATTTACATCAGAAGGAGTGTTTGTAATAAAATGGGGAAGTTATGGAAATGGAAACGGGCAATTTAATGATCCTTGCGGGGTAGCAATAGATTCAGCGGGAAATGTTTATGTGGTGGATGGTGGAAATAACAGGATACAAAAGTTTGCTCAACAATAA
- a CDS encoding 6-bladed beta-propeller, with product MNSPAAGEDQIINPTLTPRIVMPLYIIGGSDKQFNYPRGVAADSTGNIYVTDSGNCRIQKFTSAGVFLTKWGSEGNADGQFSSPDGVAIDSADNVYIADRLNHRIQKFTSAGVFITKWGSSGNADGQFNYPWGVAADSAGNIYVTDSDNYRIQKFTSEGVFITKWGSRGTGDGQFWGPTGVAADSAGNVYVADEDNSRIQKFTSAGVFLTKWGGFGYGEGQFYNPYGVAVDSSDNVYVVDQYNERIKKFTSAGVLITIWGGCGGGDGEFHNPFGIAVDLTGNIYVADTYNSRIQKFAPQ from the coding sequence ATGAATTCACCGGCAGCAGGGGAAGATCAAATAATAAATCCGACACTTACACCAAGAATAGTTATGCCTTTGTATATTATAGGAGGAAGCGATAAACAGTTTAATTATCCTCGCGGAGTAGCAGCGGATTCTACGGGTAATATATATGTTACGGATTCAGGTAATTGTAGGATACAAAAATTCACATCAGCAGGAGTGTTTTTAACAAAATGGGGAAGTGAAGGAAACGCAGATGGGCAGTTTAGTAGCCCTGACGGAGTTGCAATAGATTCTGCAGATAATGTATATATTGCGGATAGGCTTAATCATAGAATACAAAAATTCACATCAGCAGGAGTATTTATAACAAAATGGGGAAGTTCCGGAAACGCAGACGGGCAGTTTAATTATCCCTGGGGAGTAGCGGCAGATTCTGCGGGTAATATATATGTGACGGATTCAGATAATTATAGAATACAAAAATTCACATCAGAAGGAGTGTTTATAACAAAATGGGGAAGCCGTGGAACTGGAGATGGACAGTTTTGGGGTCCTACCGGAGTAGCAGCAGATTCTGCGGGTAATGTATATGTGGCGGATGAAGATAATAGCAGGATACAAAAATTCACATCAGCAGGAGTATTTTTAACAAAATGGGGTGGTTTTGGATATGGAGAAGGCCAGTTTTATAATCCTTACGGGGTGGCAGTAGATTCTTCAGATAATGTATATGTGGTGGATCAGTATAATGAAAGGATAAAAAAGTTTACATCGGCAGGAGTGCTTATAACAATATGGGGTGGTTGTGGAGGCGGAGACGGGGAGTTTCATAATCCTTTTGGAATAGCAGTGGATTTAACAGGTAATATTTACGTAGCGGACACCTACAATAGCAGAATTCAAAAGTTTGCTCCACAATAG
- a CDS encoding RNA polymerase subunit sigma-24, with amino-acid sequence MEEKQLVKLAKDGDRRAFEALAASCAKEIYNLALRLCGDRHKAQDIAQDAFVNAYKSIGSFREDSPFSAWVRRIAVNAWKNTVRYEIRRFFTKHDSLDDNYESDDGEMKKQYASSDPPADKVLEDRQKNDEIYAVLALLNPDAREMIVLRDMEEKSYDEIAAMTGLNTGTVKSRIARAREAFKQKFIKMQGG; translated from the coding sequence TTGGAAGAAAAACAGCTTGTAAAGCTTGCCAAAGACGGCGACAGAAGGGCTTTTGAAGCGCTTGCGGCTTCATGCGCGAAAGAAATATATAACCTTGCGCTGCGGTTATGCGGTGACCGCCACAAAGCGCAGGACATAGCGCAGGACGCGTTTGTTAACGCATATAAAAGCATAGGCAGCTTCCGTGAAGACAGCCCGTTTTCCGCGTGGGTAAGGCGAATAGCCGTGAACGCGTGGAAAAATACGGTAAGATACGAAATTCGCAGGTTTTTTACAAAACACGATTCGCTTGATGACAATTATGAAAGTGATGATGGTGAAATGAAAAAACAGTATGCGTCTTCAGACCCGCCCGCTGATAAAGTTCTGGAAGACAGGCAGAAGAATGATGAAATATACGCGGTGTTGGCGCTTTTAAATCCGGACGCGCGGGAAATGATAGTGTTAAGGGATATGGAAGAAAAAAGCTACGATGAAATTGCCGCGATGACCGGGCTTAATACAGGGACCGTGAAATCAAGAATAGCAAGGGCAAGGGAAGCGTTTAAACAAAAATTCATAAAGATGCAGGGTGGATAA